Proteins from a genomic interval of Anolis sagrei isolate rAnoSag1 chromosome 1, rAnoSag1.mat, whole genome shotgun sequence:
- the GALNT3 gene encoding polypeptide N-acetylgalactosaminyltransferase 3 isoform X3: MYTSPAILLKEIILVDDASVDDYLQDKLDEYVKQFHIVKVVRQKERKGLITARLLGASIATGETLTFLDAHCECFYGWLEPLLARIAENNTYVVSPDISSIDLNTFEFSKPSPYGQSHNRGNFDWSLSFGWEALPEHESQRRKDETYPIKTPTFAGGLFSISKDYFYNIGSYDEEMEIWGGENIEMSFRVWQCGGQLEIIPCSVVGHVFRSKSPHTFPKGTQVITRNQVRLAEVWMDEYKSIFYRRNTEAAKIVKQKTFGDLSKRHELKQHLQCKDFKWYLNNVYPEAYVPDLNPSLSGFLKNVGRRACLDVGENNQGGKPLIMYACHGLGGNQYFEYTARHEIRHNIQKELCLHASQGAVQLNECGYKGNKSRTPKEEKWEIREDQLLYNTALNMCLTGNREHPSMVPCDPSNLFQKWIFGQNM, from the exons ATGTATACTTCCCCTGCAATATTATTGAAGGAAATAATTTTGGTGGATGATGCAAGTGTAGATG ACTACTTACAGGATAAACTGGATGAGTATGTGAAGCAGTTCCATATAGTTAAGGTAGTccgacaaaaggaaagaaaggggcttATTACTGCTCGATTATTAGGTGCTTCAATAGCAACTGGAGAAACACTAACTTTTTTGGATGCACACT GTGAATGCTTTTATGGTTGGTTAGAGCCTTTGTTGGCTAGAATAGCTGAAAACAATACTTATGTCGTAAGCCCTGATATTTCATCAATAGATCTTAATACATTTGAATTTTCTAAACCTTCGCCTTATGGTCAAAGTCACAACAGGGGAAATTTTGACTGGAGTTTATCCTTTGGATGGGAAGCTCTTCCTGAGCATGAAAGTCAAAGAAGAAAAGATGAAACCTATCCCATTAA aacACCTACTTTTGCAGGAGGGCTTTTTTCAATATCAAAGGACTACTTTTATAATATTGGGAGCTATGATGAAGAAATGGAAATATGGGGAGGAGAAAACATAGAAATGTCTTTCCGA GTATGGCAGTGTGGGGGTCAGTTGGAAATCATACCTTGCTCGGTTGTTGGTCATGTATTTCGTAGTAAGAGCCCTCATACATTTCCAAAAGGAACTCAGGTCATTACACGTAATCAGGTTCGCCTTGCAGAAGTCTGGATggatgaatataaaagcatattTTACCGGAGAAACACAGAAGCAGCAAAAATTGTTAAACAA AAAACATTTGGTGACCTCTCAAAAAGGCATGAGTTAAAACAACACTTGCAATGTAAAGACTTCAAATGGTATCTTAACAATGTTTATCCTGAAGCATATGTACCAGACTTGAATCCTTCATTATCTGGATTT CTAAAAAATGTTGGAAGAAGAGCatgtctggatgtcggtgaaaATAATCAGGGTGGCAAACCATTAATTATGTATGCTTGTCATGGGCTTGGAGGAAACCAG TACTTCGAATATACTGCACGCCATGAAATTAGACACAACATCCAGAAGGAGTTATGCCTACATGCTTCTCAAGGAGCTGTACAACTTAACGAGTGCGGTTATAAAGGAAACAAAAGCAGGACTCCTAAAGAAGAAAAATGGGAGATCAGAGAG GACCAGTTGTTATACAACACAGCACTAAACATGTGTCTTACAGGAAACAGGGAACATCCTAGTATGGTACCATGTGATCCCTCAAATCTCTTCCAAAAATGGATTTTTGGCCAAAACATGTAA
- the GALNT3 gene encoding polypeptide N-acetylgalactosaminyltransferase 3 isoform X1 — MMAAYIKKLRRFVIKQLSQGKLWKFTFVIFIFLIFLVLLQREVSVQDFNEEPGILSKDGKRSNVLGLVLKAVNNIKAVKPKMQIKAPIRQTQNAGPKRCLPGSYTIAELKSHLERPPQDPNAPGASGKQFKTINLSPDEQKENERGFEKHCFNAFASDRISLHRDLGPDTRPPECIEQKFKRCPPLPTTSVIIVFHNEAWSTLLRTVHSVMYTSPAILLKEIILVDDASVDDYLQDKLDEYVKQFHIVKVVRQKERKGLITARLLGASIATGETLTFLDAHCECFYGWLEPLLARIAENNTYVVSPDISSIDLNTFEFSKPSPYGQSHNRGNFDWSLSFGWEALPEHESQRRKDETYPIKTPTFAGGLFSISKDYFYNIGSYDEEMEIWGGENIEMSFRVWQCGGQLEIIPCSVVGHVFRSKSPHTFPKGTQVITRNQVRLAEVWMDEYKSIFYRRNTEAAKIVKQKTFGDLSKRHELKQHLQCKDFKWYLNNVYPEAYVPDLNPSLSGFLKNVGRRACLDVGENNQGGKPLIMYACHGLGGNQYFEYTARHEIRHNIQKELCLHASQGAVQLNECGYKGNKSRTPKEEKWEIREDQLLYNTALNMCLTGNREHPSMVPCDPSNLFQKWIFGQNM, encoded by the exons ATGATGGCAGCTTATATAAAAAAGCTAAGACGATTCGTAATAAAACAGTTGTCCCAGGGAAAACTCTGGAAGTTTACCTTCGTTATTTTTATCTTCTTAATATTTTTGGTTTTGTTGCAACGAGAAGTAAGCGTTCAGGATTTCAATGAAGAACCAGGAATACTATCAAAAGACGGAAAGAGAAGTAATGTACTGGGCCTAGTTTTAAAAGCTGTAAACAATATTAAAGCTGTAAAGCCAAAAATGCAGATTAAAGCGCCTATTAGACAAActcaaaatgctggaccaaaacgTTGCTTGCCAGGATCTTATACAATAGCAGAACTGAAATCTCACCTAGAACGTCCTCCTCAGGATCCTAATGCTCCAGGAGCTTCTGGTAAACAATTCAAAACTATCAATTTAAGTCCTGATGAGCAGAAGGAGAATGAACGTGGGTTTGAAAAGCATTGCTTTAATGCTTTTGCAAGTGACAGGATTTCATTACATCGGGATCTGGGACCAGACACACGACCTCCTGA ATGTATTGAACAAAAGTTTAAACGGTGTCCTCCACTTCCTACCACAAGCGTTATCATAGTTTTTCACAATGAAGCATGGTCAACTCTGTTGAGAACAGTTCACAGTGTGATGTATACTTCCCCTGCAATATTATTGAAGGAAATAATTTTGGTGGATGATGCAAGTGTAGATG ACTACTTACAGGATAAACTGGATGAGTATGTGAAGCAGTTCCATATAGTTAAGGTAGTccgacaaaaggaaagaaaggggcttATTACTGCTCGATTATTAGGTGCTTCAATAGCAACTGGAGAAACACTAACTTTTTTGGATGCACACT GTGAATGCTTTTATGGTTGGTTAGAGCCTTTGTTGGCTAGAATAGCTGAAAACAATACTTATGTCGTAAGCCCTGATATTTCATCAATAGATCTTAATACATTTGAATTTTCTAAACCTTCGCCTTATGGTCAAAGTCACAACAGGGGAAATTTTGACTGGAGTTTATCCTTTGGATGGGAAGCTCTTCCTGAGCATGAAAGTCAAAGAAGAAAAGATGAAACCTATCCCATTAA aacACCTACTTTTGCAGGAGGGCTTTTTTCAATATCAAAGGACTACTTTTATAATATTGGGAGCTATGATGAAGAAATGGAAATATGGGGAGGAGAAAACATAGAAATGTCTTTCCGA GTATGGCAGTGTGGGGGTCAGTTGGAAATCATACCTTGCTCGGTTGTTGGTCATGTATTTCGTAGTAAGAGCCCTCATACATTTCCAAAAGGAACTCAGGTCATTACACGTAATCAGGTTCGCCTTGCAGAAGTCTGGATggatgaatataaaagcatattTTACCGGAGAAACACAGAAGCAGCAAAAATTGTTAAACAA AAAACATTTGGTGACCTCTCAAAAAGGCATGAGTTAAAACAACACTTGCAATGTAAAGACTTCAAATGGTATCTTAACAATGTTTATCCTGAAGCATATGTACCAGACTTGAATCCTTCATTATCTGGATTT CTAAAAAATGTTGGAAGAAGAGCatgtctggatgtcggtgaaaATAATCAGGGTGGCAAACCATTAATTATGTATGCTTGTCATGGGCTTGGAGGAAACCAG TACTTCGAATATACTGCACGCCATGAAATTAGACACAACATCCAGAAGGAGTTATGCCTACATGCTTCTCAAGGAGCTGTACAACTTAACGAGTGCGGTTATAAAGGAAACAAAAGCAGGACTCCTAAAGAAGAAAAATGGGAGATCAGAGAG GACCAGTTGTTATACAACACAGCACTAAACATGTGTCTTACAGGAAACAGGGAACATCCTAGTATGGTACCATGTGATCCCTCAAATCTCTTCCAAAAATGGATTTTTGGCCAAAACATGTAA
- the GALNT3 gene encoding polypeptide N-acetylgalactosaminyltransferase 3 isoform X2: MMAAYIKKLRRFVIKQLSQGKLWKFTFVIFIFLIFLVLLQREVSVQDFNEEPGILSKDGKRSNVLGLVLKAVNNIKAVKPKMQIKAPIRQTQNAGPKRCLPGSYTIAELKSHLERPPQDPNAPGASGKQFKTINLSPDEQKENERGFEKHCFNAFASDRISLHRDLGPDTRPPECIEQKFKRCPPLPTTSVIIVFHNEAWSTLLRTVHSVMYTSPAILLKEIILVDDASVDDYLQDKLDEYVKQFHIVKVVRQKERKGLITARLLGASIATGETLTFLDAHCECFYGWLEPLLARIAENNTYVVSPDISSIDLNTFEFSKPSPYGQSHNRGNFDWSLSFGWEALPEHESQRRKDETYPIKTPTFAGGLFSISKDYFYNIGSYDEEMEIWGGENIEMSFRVWQCGGQLEIIPCSVVGHVFRSKSPHTFPKGTQVITRNQVRLAEVWMDEYKSIFYRRNTEAAKIVKQKTFGDLSKRHELKQHLQCKDFKWYLNNVYPEAYVPDLNPSLSGFLKNVGRRACLDVGENNQGGKPLIMYACHGLGGNQLPDCLCQALFVSSSAFCLALV; this comes from the exons ATGATGGCAGCTTATATAAAAAAGCTAAGACGATTCGTAATAAAACAGTTGTCCCAGGGAAAACTCTGGAAGTTTACCTTCGTTATTTTTATCTTCTTAATATTTTTGGTTTTGTTGCAACGAGAAGTAAGCGTTCAGGATTTCAATGAAGAACCAGGAATACTATCAAAAGACGGAAAGAGAAGTAATGTACTGGGCCTAGTTTTAAAAGCTGTAAACAATATTAAAGCTGTAAAGCCAAAAATGCAGATTAAAGCGCCTATTAGACAAActcaaaatgctggaccaaaacgTTGCTTGCCAGGATCTTATACAATAGCAGAACTGAAATCTCACCTAGAACGTCCTCCTCAGGATCCTAATGCTCCAGGAGCTTCTGGTAAACAATTCAAAACTATCAATTTAAGTCCTGATGAGCAGAAGGAGAATGAACGTGGGTTTGAAAAGCATTGCTTTAATGCTTTTGCAAGTGACAGGATTTCATTACATCGGGATCTGGGACCAGACACACGACCTCCTGA ATGTATTGAACAAAAGTTTAAACGGTGTCCTCCACTTCCTACCACAAGCGTTATCATAGTTTTTCACAATGAAGCATGGTCAACTCTGTTGAGAACAGTTCACAGTGTGATGTATACTTCCCCTGCAATATTATTGAAGGAAATAATTTTGGTGGATGATGCAAGTGTAGATG ACTACTTACAGGATAAACTGGATGAGTATGTGAAGCAGTTCCATATAGTTAAGGTAGTccgacaaaaggaaagaaaggggcttATTACTGCTCGATTATTAGGTGCTTCAATAGCAACTGGAGAAACACTAACTTTTTTGGATGCACACT GTGAATGCTTTTATGGTTGGTTAGAGCCTTTGTTGGCTAGAATAGCTGAAAACAATACTTATGTCGTAAGCCCTGATATTTCATCAATAGATCTTAATACATTTGAATTTTCTAAACCTTCGCCTTATGGTCAAAGTCACAACAGGGGAAATTTTGACTGGAGTTTATCCTTTGGATGGGAAGCTCTTCCTGAGCATGAAAGTCAAAGAAGAAAAGATGAAACCTATCCCATTAA aacACCTACTTTTGCAGGAGGGCTTTTTTCAATATCAAAGGACTACTTTTATAATATTGGGAGCTATGATGAAGAAATGGAAATATGGGGAGGAGAAAACATAGAAATGTCTTTCCGA GTATGGCAGTGTGGGGGTCAGTTGGAAATCATACCTTGCTCGGTTGTTGGTCATGTATTTCGTAGTAAGAGCCCTCATACATTTCCAAAAGGAACTCAGGTCATTACACGTAATCAGGTTCGCCTTGCAGAAGTCTGGATggatgaatataaaagcatattTTACCGGAGAAACACAGAAGCAGCAAAAATTGTTAAACAA AAAACATTTGGTGACCTCTCAAAAAGGCATGAGTTAAAACAACACTTGCAATGTAAAGACTTCAAATGGTATCTTAACAATGTTTATCCTGAAGCATATGTACCAGACTTGAATCCTTCATTATCTGGATTT CTAAAAAATGTTGGAAGAAGAGCatgtctggatgtcggtgaaaATAATCAGGGTGGCAAACCATTAATTATGTATGCTTGTCATGGGCTTGGAGGAAACCAG CTTCCTGATTGTCTCTGCCAAGCACTCTTCGTCTCTTCTTCAGCTTTTTGTCTGGCCCTTGTCTAA